The sequence TCATAGTTTTGCTTCTTTTAAGTTTTTATTGTTGTATTTATGTTTCTTATTCCTGGTCATTTTCGAAAAAATCCTGGATTTTTTTCAAAAAACTGACAGGTTTACGGGCTTTTTTTTCCGCTTTTTCTGTTTTTTTTGTTTTTGAATTTGGTCCATCGCCAGGCACTTTTTCTTCGCGTTCCAGTTGTCTCTCAAGGCGATTCACACCTTCAAGCACGAGTCCGATTCCGGTTGCATGCATCGGGCTTGCCATTTCATCGGGAACATCACCGGCCAGGTATTCGTTGGGGTAACCTATCCGTGTATCCATCCCGGTCATAAACTCTGTGAGTTGTGCAACATGCCTGAGCAGTGCGCCACCGCCGGTTAGTACGATACCGGCAATCAGTTTTTTTTCGTATCCCGAATTTTTTATTTCGTAGTAGATGTGTTCAATGATCTCTTCCATACGCGCCTGGATGATGCTGGCCAGGTTCTTCAGGCTGATCTCTTTTGGTGGTCGGCCGCGCAGCCCGGGAATGGCCACTATCTCTTCATCTTTGTTTTCGTTGGCAAGGGCTGATCCAAACTTTACCTTCAACTCTTCGGCGTGTTTTCGGATGATGGAACAACCTTCTTTCACATCTTCTGTAAGCACATCCCCACCAAACGGAATGACCGCCGTATGACGGATGATTCCATCCTGAAAAATGGCCAGGTCGGTGGTTCCACCGCCAATATCCACAAGGACAACACCAGCTTCCTTTTCCTCATCGCTTAGCACTGCATGTGAGGATGCGATAGGCTCGAGGATAAGGTCAACAACCTCCAACCCTGCTTTTGTAACGCATTTATAAATGTTTTTGGCTGCAGTGGTTTGCCCGATGATGATGTGGAAATTGGCTTCGAGT is a genomic window of Bacteroidales bacterium containing:
- the ftsA gene encoding cell division protein FtsA — encoded protein: MNTSNIVVGLDIGTTKIAAIVGRRSEYGKIEILGYGRTESIGVKRGMVSNIELTVESIRRAVQEAEATSEVEIRYVNVGIAGQHIKSLQHRGGLIRQKSDVEISQGDIDTLWQSMFNLNMNPGEEIIDVIPQDYIIDNEQGIREPIGMLGNSLEANFHIIIGQTTAAKNIYKCVTKAGLEVVDLILEPIASSHAVLSDEEKEAGVVLVDIGGGTTDLAIFQDGIIRHTAVIPFGGDVLTEDVKEGCSIIRKHAEELKVKFGSALANENKDEEIVAIPGLRGRPPKEISLKNLASIIQARMEEIIEHIYYEIKNSGYEKKLIAGIVLTGGGALLRHVAQLTEFMTGMDTRIGYPNEYLAGDVPDEMASPMHATGIGLVLEGVNRLERQLEREEKVPGDGPNSKTKKTEKAEKKARKPVSFLKKIQDFFENDQE